A stretch of Natronococcus sp. CG52 DNA encodes these proteins:
- the coxB gene encoding cytochrome c oxidase subunit II — translation MQVRTRVDIFEQIFLVFLGLGTLVGVVVIAYTLYNAYKYRDGGDETSDKARPTLGELPTGGEGGKKLFLSFGLSAIVVISLIIWTYGMLLYVEDPSDEIPDEDSIEVDVVGDGFAWFFEYENGASSTNTMTVPEDTAVWINVTGGDVWHNFGITDLRVKADAIPGETDRTWFMTGEAGDTHEIECFELCGDGHTQMTGTVEVVSEEEYEQFLEDEAPDDEENGDDEEADEENGDENGGNETDDENGGNEENGDDENGENETNDTEEANDTEDGGDD, via the coding sequence ATGCAGGTTCGAACGCGCGTCGATATCTTCGAGCAAATCTTCCTGGTCTTTCTGGGACTCGGGACGCTCGTTGGTGTCGTCGTAATCGCGTATACGCTGTACAACGCGTACAAGTATCGTGATGGCGGCGACGAGACATCGGACAAGGCGCGGCCTACACTCGGGGAGTTACCGACAGGAGGAGAGGGTGGCAAGAAACTGTTCCTATCGTTCGGTCTGAGCGCGATCGTCGTTATCTCGCTCATTATCTGGACGTACGGAATGCTGCTGTACGTCGAGGACCCCAGCGACGAGATTCCGGACGAGGACTCCATCGAGGTCGACGTCGTGGGTGACGGGTTCGCCTGGTTCTTCGAGTACGAGAACGGGGCGTCCTCGACGAACACGATGACCGTTCCGGAGGACACGGCGGTGTGGATCAACGTGACGGGTGGCGACGTCTGGCACAACTTCGGGATAACGGACTTACGCGTGAAGGCGGACGCGATCCCCGGTGAGACCGACCGAACGTGGTTCATGACCGGCGAGGCCGGAGACACTCACGAGATCGAGTGCTTCGAACTCTGCGGTGACGGCCACACGCAGATGACCGGTACCGTCGAGGTCGTGAGTGAAGAAGAGTACGAACAGTTCCTCGAAGATGAAGCACCAGACGATGAGGAGAACGGTGATGACGAGGAGGCCGACGAGGAGAACGGTGACGAAAACGGCGGGAATGAAACGGACGACGAAAACGGTGGTAACGAAGAAAACGGTGACGACGAAAACGGCGAGAATGAAACGAACGACACCGAAGAAGCCAACGACACCGAAGACGGAGGTGACGACTGA
- a CDS encoding Lrp/AsnC family transcriptional regulator, which translates to MSIRLDDVNKRIIHALMGDARNTSAPMIAEEVGVSPATIRNRINQLEDAGIIRGYHANVDFDSADDMLTTLYVATAPVGERARLAQQARTITGVVNVREFMAGGENLHVLAVGGDVEGVNDVARELTALGLDIDDEKLVRTEQFQSYHPFGPAETRQQFSDYISLAGGNKVVQLTVEDDAPIADTTLERAGTEGLLEEGLLVVSIEREDSVLTPTGDSEIRAGDLLTVLSRDGITDRMLDAFEAKDD; encoded by the coding sequence ATGAGTATTCGCCTCGACGACGTGAACAAACGCATCATCCACGCGTTAATGGGGGACGCTCGGAATACGTCCGCACCGATGATCGCCGAGGAAGTGGGCGTCTCTCCCGCAACGATTCGAAACCGGATCAACCAGCTTGAGGACGCCGGGATCATCAGAGGATATCACGCGAACGTCGATTTCGATTCTGCCGACGACATGCTCACGACCCTGTACGTGGCGACGGCGCCGGTCGGAGAACGTGCACGACTCGCCCAGCAAGCGCGGACGATTACCGGCGTCGTCAACGTTCGAGAGTTCATGGCAGGAGGGGAAAACCTCCACGTTCTCGCCGTCGGAGGCGATGTCGAAGGGGTAAACGACGTCGCACGAGAGCTGACGGCGCTCGGTCTCGACATCGACGACGAAAAACTCGTCCGGACCGAGCAGTTTCAGTCGTACCACCCCTTCGGTCCCGCCGAAACCCGCCAGCAGTTCTCGGATTACATCAGTCTCGCCGGCGGCAACAAGGTCGTTCAACTCACTGTTGAGGACGACGCACCGATCGCCGACACAACCCTCGAGCGAGCTGGAACCGAGGGGCTGCTCGAGGAAGGATTGCTCGTCGTCTCGATCGAACGGGAGGATTCCGTACTGACGCCGACGGGCGACAGCGAAATACGAGCTGGTGACCTGCTCACGGTTCTCTCCAGGGATGGAATTACGGATCGCATGCTCGACGCGTTCGAAGCGAAAGACGACTAG
- a CDS encoding amino acid permease, protein MADQELARDLGFLEAYTLGLGTMIGAGIFVLPGIVAESAGPASMISFIIGGIVALLAALSLSELATGMPKAGGSYYYVNHALGSFFGTIVGWGMWAGLMFATAFYMLGFGQYLLNQPSDALTVILAGLVMASLLVGINYRGVKETGSLQNIIVILLVGLITLFIAVGLTNIDTSLLDPFVREGEGWPVVAATAGTVFVTFIGFEVIATSAEEIKDPGRNLPLSMIAAVVTPTILYVLVMLVSTGTLPVPELAASDVPVADVAAEAAGQFGEIAIGEYTLELATIGSLVMITGAILATISSANASILSAARVNFAMGRDQILTNWLNVIHDRYRTPYRAILATGAVILVLIASPLPIDTLADVASFMFLITYALVHAAVIVLRRADPDEYDPDFRIPSALYPIVPILGFLTCLGVMGQMQWQVQGIGLLIVLVGIGWYAFYSKEKAISTTLIGEAVAPTGETHEDEDVYRVVVPVSNPQTERPLIKYAAASAAAEEERAELVAVNVIEVPPQMSPAQIEFEEERVENQRALLENARDIATDLDIPVRTRAIVGRNAGDSILSVLEEERADHVLLGWSGERRRRDVLFGTTIDPLLERAPCEVTLVKDPTVTPDRIVTLAGEGPHAIASAKRAGEIQRTFSGTTLTLLNVQPEPDDGESEIDPSAVGHETITDVATGAGLEEDEYDPRVIVSDDVRETLIDAVTEYDTICIGATGTSTVAQALYGSIPQTIVQESRGTVVMARGENRAPRTFRQALVQRLSG, encoded by the coding sequence ATGGCTGATCAGGAACTCGCCCGAGACCTCGGATTCCTCGAGGCGTACACCCTCGGGCTCGGAACGATGATCGGTGCGGGGATCTTCGTCCTGCCAGGGATCGTCGCCGAGAGCGCCGGTCCCGCGAGCATGATCTCGTTTATAATTGGTGGCATCGTCGCCCTGCTCGCGGCCCTCTCGCTTTCGGAGCTGGCAACCGGGATGCCGAAAGCCGGCGGGAGCTACTACTACGTCAATCACGCGCTCGGGAGCTTCTTTGGAACGATCGTCGGCTGGGGGATGTGGGCCGGATTGATGTTCGCGACCGCGTTCTACATGCTCGGCTTCGGGCAGTATCTGCTCAATCAGCCGTCAGACGCCCTCACTGTCATCCTCGCCGGACTGGTGATGGCTTCGCTCCTCGTGGGGATCAACTACCGCGGGGTCAAGGAAACGGGATCGTTACAGAACATCATCGTGATCCTACTCGTCGGCCTCATCACCCTCTTTATCGCCGTCGGACTCACGAACATCGACACGAGCCTGCTCGACCCGTTCGTCCGAGAGGGTGAAGGATGGCCGGTTGTCGCGGCAACGGCGGGGACCGTGTTCGTCACGTTCATCGGCTTCGAAGTGATCGCGACCAGCGCCGAAGAGATCAAAGACCCCGGTCGAAACCTCCCGCTCTCGATGATCGCCGCGGTCGTCACGCCGACGATCCTCTACGTTCTCGTGATGCTCGTCAGCACGGGCACGCTTCCGGTGCCGGAACTGGCCGCATCGGACGTGCCGGTTGCCGACGTCGCCGCCGAAGCGGCCGGGCAGTTCGGAGAGATCGCCATCGGCGAGTACACCCTCGAGCTCGCCACGATCGGCTCGCTCGTGATGATCACCGGCGCGATTCTGGCGACTATCTCCTCGGCGAACGCGTCGATTCTCTCGGCTGCGCGAGTCAACTTCGCCATGGGCCGCGATCAGATCCTTACCAACTGGCTCAACGTGATTCACGATCGGTACCGGACGCCCTATCGAGCGATCCTCGCGACGGGTGCCGTTATCCTCGTACTTATCGCCAGTCCGCTACCGATCGATACGCTCGCCGACGTCGCGAGCTTCATGTTCCTTATCACGTACGCGCTCGTTCACGCGGCGGTCATCGTCTTGCGGCGTGCGGATCCGGACGAGTACGATCCGGATTTCCGGATCCCGTCCGCGTTGTACCCGATCGTTCCGATCCTCGGCTTTCTGACCTGTCTCGGCGTCATGGGCCAGATGCAGTGGCAGGTACAGGGGATCGGCCTCCTGATCGTCCTCGTCGGGATCGGCTGGTACGCGTTCTACTCGAAGGAGAAGGCAATTTCGACGACGCTTATCGGTGAAGCCGTCGCTCCCACCGGCGAGACGCACGAGGACGAAGACGTCTATCGTGTCGTCGTCCCGGTCTCGAATCCCCAGACGGAACGTCCGCTGATCAAGTACGCCGCGGCGAGCGCGGCCGCCGAGGAGGAGCGCGCCGAACTCGTCGCCGTCAACGTTATTGAGGTCCCGCCGCAGATGTCTCCCGCCCAGATCGAGTTCGAAGAGGAGCGCGTCGAGAATCAGCGCGCACTCCTCGAGAACGCCCGCGATATCGCTACGGATCTGGACATCCCGGTCAGAACGCGCGCAATTGTCGGTCGAAACGCCGGCGACTCGATCCTATCGGTGCTCGAGGAAGAACGCGCAGATCACGTGCTACTGGGCTGGTCCGGGGAACGACGCCGTCGTGACGTCCTCTTTGGCACGACGATCGATCCGCTGCTCGAGCGGGCGCCGTGCGAGGTGACGCTGGTCAAGGATCCAACCGTCACTCCCGATCGGATCGTCACGCTCGCCGGCGAAGGTCCACACGCCATTGCGTCAGCGAAACGCGCCGGCGAGATACAACGTACGTTCTCCGGAACGACGCTGACCTTACTGAACGTCCAGCCTGAACCGGACGATGGTGAGTCCGAAATCGATCCGTCCGCCGTCGGCCACGAAACGATCACGGACGTCGCGACCGGAGCGGGACTCGAGGAGGACGAGTACGACCCACGCGTGATCGTCAGCGACGACGTCCGAGAGACGCTCATCGACGCAGTGACGGAGTACGATACGATCTGCATCGGTGCAACGGGCACGAGTACGGTGGCACAGGCACTTTACGGTTCCATCCCACAGACGATCGTTCAAGAGAGTCGCGGTACAGTCGTGATGGCCCGCGGCGAGAACAGGGCTCCACGAACGTTCCGACAGGCGCTCGTCCAGCGATTGAGCGGATAG